In Desulfosediminicola ganghwensis, a single window of DNA contains:
- a CDS encoding MBL fold metallo-hydrolase produces the protein MSYKTIIGALVVLGAMFTGACIMQEHKANASDKMTNDNDTEVSTLALKEYPKMLWKFFFERGEKFPEGVLPQKQLNFSEMFQEEGSKGVLKAAWLGHSTMLINIDGFSVLTDPVFEEKVSLVGPSRFNGELPLDPDYIPAVDVVLISHNHYDHLNKYSVRKVADKAGMFVVPLGVGKKLIQWGVPAEKVFELNWWQEVQTFQGLEIIATPSQHFSGRGLFDRNKTLWSSFVIRTENHSVFFSGDSGYFEGFKQIGEKYGPFDVTFLECGAYDERWKNVHMMPEETVQAFFDLGGKVLQPVHWATFNLSLHPWYEPIERVTSEAWKKSVHVSAPIIGGIVDYQQPIVTKFWWHQAMEESRLKNSEPQLAAEFEN, from the coding sequence ATGAGCTATAAGACTATAATTGGCGCTCTAGTGGTGTTGGGCGCCATGTTTACAGGAGCATGTATCATGCAGGAACATAAAGCAAACGCATCAGACAAGATGACAAATGATAATGATACCGAGGTATCCACTTTAGCTTTAAAGGAGTATCCGAAAATGCTCTGGAAATTCTTTTTTGAAAGAGGGGAGAAATTTCCCGAAGGTGTACTGCCGCAAAAGCAGCTCAATTTTTCTGAAATGTTTCAGGAAGAAGGAAGTAAAGGAGTCTTGAAGGCTGCCTGGCTTGGTCACTCGACCATGTTAATCAATATAGACGGTTTTTCGGTGTTGACTGATCCGGTCTTTGAGGAAAAAGTCTCGCTGGTCGGCCCGAGCCGTTTTAACGGAGAGCTACCTCTCGATCCTGATTATATTCCGGCTGTTGATGTGGTCCTCATATCACATAACCACTATGATCACCTGAATAAATATTCAGTCAGGAAAGTGGCCGACAAGGCCGGTATGTTTGTTGTACCTCTTGGAGTTGGCAAGAAGTTGATTCAATGGGGAGTACCTGCTGAAAAGGTGTTCGAGCTGAATTGGTGGCAGGAGGTGCAAACCTTTCAGGGATTAGAAATTATAGCAACTCCCAGCCAGCATTTCTCTGGCAGGGGATTGTTTGACAGAAACAAAACCCTTTGGTCTTCCTTTGTGATCAGGACGGAAAACCATTCTGTATTCTTCAGTGGAGACAGCGGGTATTTCGAGGGATTTAAGCAGATTGGTGAGAAGTACGGGCCGTTTGATGTCACTTTTCTGGAGTGTGGGGCGTATGACGAACGCTGGAAAAATGTGCATATGATGCCAGAAGAGACCGTGCAGGCGTTTTTTGATCTCGGCGGTAAAGTGTTACAACCGGTTCATTGGGCGACATTCAACCTCTCCCTGCATCCATGGTATGAACCGATCGAACGGGTCACCAGTGAAGCCTGGAAGAAAAGTGTGCACGTTTCAGCGCCAATCATAGGCGGAATAGTTGATTATCAGCAACCGATAGTCACCAAATTCTGGTGGCACCAGGCCATGGAGGAGAGCAGGTTGAAAAACAGTGAGCCGCAACTTGCAGCAGAGTTTGAAAACTAG